One Deltaproteobacteria bacterium genomic region harbors:
- a CDS encoding FAD-dependent oxidoreductase produces the protein MSAETCIGSVLVIGGGVAGMQAALDLADSGYQVYLSERTSSIGGMMSQLDKTFPTNDCAM, from the coding sequence ATGAGTGCCGAGACGTGCATCGGATCCGTTTTGGTGATCGGGGGAGGTGTGGCCGGTATGCAGGCAGCCCTTGATTTGGCTGACTCCGGGTACCAAGTGTACCTATCGGAAAGGACCAGCTCGATCGGAGGGATGATGTCTCAGTTGGACAAGACCTTTCCGACCAACGACTGCGCCATGTGA
- a CDS encoding 4Fe-4S dicluster domain-containing protein, whose translation MVYDVLLWLSVAVCILGILYRVYGWFSRCLEGETGGASVWRRTGAALSGTWRCLSRGRGFRDLGLATVLDVFLLERTRKRSLQRWIMHGAIFWGVLYLVLFHALDGMVTEELFSDYQSSLNPWFFLRDAAGALVLSGVAVAVVRRIRKHVLSSARDWIALALVGGIVCSGFGLQAMKMTSMDEFDRMVSDYSSVDPDDVPALESFWAAECGLVSHRVGRPFDPEVLDKGREVNEEACAFCHAPSRWAPVSFALARGFSPLALEWNHFRAVDMLWWVHVLLTLFGLASLPFTKMFHILATPLSLIVRRVSGLGTATAENFMTRRVLELDACTHCGECSANCSAMAASWTLDNDLVLPGEKVQALRRTLLGLGLTRQEREALRQGVSVCSSCGRCTALCPSGIDLKSIWLEARNVLVREHGPEPFALSPFFFARSVMNACRDFEVDSKAAFNLIRGGFRNPAGPIPLVDQENKLAAQLSRNKTFSYCFSCQTCTTLCPVVMSYENPEKELGLLPHQIMCCLGLGLTEMALGSKMIWKCLTCYKCQEYCPQQVRIVDLFYRLKHTAVAEIGLSRREV comes from the coding sequence ATGGTCTACGATGTCCTGCTCTGGTTGTCTGTTGCGGTCTGCATCCTGGGAATTCTGTATCGGGTCTACGGCTGGTTCTCGCGGTGTTTGGAAGGGGAGACCGGAGGGGCTTCGGTCTGGCGCAGGACAGGTGCGGCCCTGTCCGGTACCTGGCGCTGCCTATCCCGGGGGCGGGGATTTCGTGATCTCGGCCTGGCCACGGTTCTGGACGTCTTCCTGCTCGAGCGGACCCGGAAGCGAAGTCTCCAGCGCTGGATCATGCACGGTGCCATCTTCTGGGGAGTTCTCTATTTGGTCCTTTTCCACGCCCTGGATGGGATGGTGACCGAGGAACTTTTTTCCGACTACCAATCGAGCCTGAACCCCTGGTTCTTTCTCCGCGATGCGGCTGGCGCCCTGGTCCTGTCCGGAGTGGCCGTGGCCGTGGTCCGACGGATCAGAAAGCATGTTTTGTCTTCGGCCAGGGACTGGATCGCCCTGGCCTTGGTCGGCGGTATCGTCTGTTCGGGCTTCGGCCTGCAGGCCATGAAGATGACCTCAATGGACGAGTTTGACCGGATGGTCAGTGACTACTCGTCCGTCGACCCTGACGACGTTCCGGCTCTGGAGTCCTTTTGGGCGGCCGAGTGCGGACTGGTTTCCCACCGGGTTGGGCGTCCCTTCGATCCAGAGGTGTTGGACAAGGGCCGAGAGGTGAACGAAGAGGCCTGTGCATTTTGCCATGCTCCGAGCCGATGGGCTCCTGTAAGTTTCGCCTTGGCTCGGGGTTTTTCCCCCCTGGCCCTGGAGTGGAACCATTTTCGGGCCGTGGATATGCTCTGGTGGGTTCACGTGCTCTTGACTCTGTTTGGGCTGGCCTCGTTGCCCTTCACCAAGATGTTTCACATTTTGGCCACGCCGCTCAGCCTCATCGTCCGCAGGGTGTCGGGACTGGGAACCGCAACTGCCGAGAATTTTATGACCAGGCGGGTTTTGGAGTTGGATGCCTGCACCCATTGCGGGGAGTGCAGTGCCAACTGCTCGGCCATGGCCGCGTCCTGGACCTTGGACAATGACCTCGTGCTTCCTGGCGAAAAGGTTCAGGCCCTGAGGAGGACGCTTTTGGGCCTTGGCCTGACCAGGCAGGAGCGGGAAGCCCTTCGCCAGGGAGTGTCGGTCTGTTCGAGCTGCGGAAGGTGCACGGCACTCTGTCCTTCCGGTATCGATCTGAAGTCCATCTGGCTTGAGGCTCGAAACGTGCTGGTCAGGGAGCATGGTCCGGAGCCTTTCGCGCTGTCTCCGTTTTTCTTCGCCCGCTCCGTCATGAACGCGTGTAGGGATTTCGAAGTTGACTCCAAAGCCGCCTTCAACCTCATCCGGGGAGGTTTCCGGAATCCGGCAGGCCCCATTCCTCTTGTGGATCAGGAAAACAAACTGGCGGCCCAATTGTCTAGGAACAAGACCTTTTCCTATTGTTTCAGCTGCCAGACCTGCACGACGCTCTGCCCGGTGGTCATGAGTTACGAGAATCCGGAGAAGGAGCTGGGGCTTCTTCCCCACCAGATCATGTGCTGCCTAGGGCTTGGTCTGACCGAGATGGCTTTGGGGAGCAAGATGATCTGGAAGTGCCTGACCTGCTATAAATGTCAGGAATATTGTCCCCAGCAGGTCAGGATCGTAGACCTTTTCTACCGACTAAAGCACACGGCCGTGGCTGAAATCGGACTGTCCAGGCGGGAGGTCTGA
- a CDS encoding hydrogenase iron-sulfur subunit, translating into MEQFEPRIVAFFCNWCTYGAADLAGVGRMQYPPNFRVVRLPCTGGLDARYVLQAFRRGADGVWISGCHPGDCHYISGNLHARRRFALLKNLLEYVGLEPGRVLFSWISSAEAEAFRRTATEVVETVRGLGPNTRLVKKIEEGAGPC; encoded by the coding sequence GTGGAGCAGTTCGAGCCGAGGATCGTCGCTTTTTTTTGTAACTGGTGCACCTACGGCGCGGCCGATCTGGCCGGTGTAGGCCGAATGCAGTATCCACCTAATTTTCGGGTCGTCCGACTTCCTTGCACGGGAGGACTCGATGCCCGCTACGTTCTTCAGGCCTTTCGCCGGGGAGCCGACGGGGTCTGGATTTCGGGCTGCCATCCTGGAGACTGCCACTACATCTCAGGCAACCTCCATGCCAGGCGTCGTTTCGCCCTGCTGAAGAATCTTCTGGAGTATGTGGGACTGGAGCCGGGAAGAGTTCTTTTCTCCTGGATCTCTTCGGCCGAGGCCGAGGCCTTTCGACGGACGGCCACGGAGGTGGTGGAGACCGTCAGAGGGCTGGGGCCGAACACGAGGCTGGTCAAAAAGATCGAAGAAGGGGCCGGGCCATGCTGA
- a CDS encoding heterodisulfide reductase subunit F: MSNPYVPTPARIVDVAVETEDRQLRSYWLERLDPDDAPEFNYMPGQFAELSLAGHGEIPIGIASSPTEGRNLLFTVNRTGRVTTALHNMQAGDVMGVRGPLGRPYPLEENRGRNVVIVAGGFAVTTLRATMNWLLSPEHRKDYGRIDFIYGARTPGMLLYRRELDRWARFGDDVHCHVTVDREAEGWDGLVGFVPNVVGQVAPSPDNSIALVCGPPVMIRFTQPVFDSLGWTADRIFLSLENRMKCGIGICGRCNVGPYYVCKDGPVFTKAELDRLPPDY, encoded by the coding sequence GTGAGTAACCCGTACGTGCCTACCCCGGCGCGGATCGTCGACGTCGCCGTGGAAACCGAGGACAGACAGCTACGTTCCTATTGGCTCGAGCGTCTCGACCCGGACGACGCCCCGGAATTCAACTACATGCCCGGTCAGTTCGCCGAACTGAGCCTGGCCGGTCACGGGGAGATTCCCATTGGCATTGCGTCCAGCCCCACAGAGGGGCGGAATCTTTTGTTCACGGTTAACAGGACTGGAAGGGTAACCACGGCCCTGCACAATATGCAGGCCGGTGACGTGATGGGGGTCCGGGGCCCCTTGGGCAGGCCCTATCCATTGGAGGAAAATCGGGGGCGCAACGTGGTCATCGTGGCCGGGGGATTCGCGGTCACCACCTTGCGGGCGACTATGAACTGGCTTCTCTCGCCGGAACACCGGAAGGACTACGGTCGGATCGATTTCATCTATGGGGCCAGGACTCCCGGCATGCTTCTCTATCGTCGGGAACTCGATCGATGGGCACGTTTCGGGGACGATGTCCATTGTCACGTCACCGTGGATCGCGAGGCGGAGGGATGGGACGGTCTGGTCGGGTTCGTCCCGAACGTGGTCGGTCAGGTGGCCCCGAGTCCGGACAACTCCATTGCTCTGGTCTGCGGCCCTCCGGTCATGATCCGCTTCACCCAGCCGGTGTTCGATTCGCTGGGCTGGACCGCGGACCGAATCTTTCTCAGCCTTGAAAACCGGATGAAATGCGGGATTGGGATTTGCGGGCGCTGCAACGTCGGACCCTACTACGTGTGCAAGGACGGTCCGGTTTTCACCAAGGCCGAGCTGGATCGGCTCCCCCCGGACTATTGA
- a CDS encoding CoB--CoM heterodisulfide reductase iron-sulfur subunit A family protein, whose product MELLTLSEVTSVTGEAGSFEVRLRIHPRYVDTSKCIACGLCAEKCPKKVDDEYDQGLKKRKAIYLKYAQAVPLKYAIDPEHCIYLQKGKCGACAKVCPNQAIDFTDTVRERTLQVGAVILATGSEAFDPGAVDTYGYLNSPNIVTNMEFERLLSSSGPTGGHLLRPSDGREPKKIAWLQCVGSRDLHKGAQGYCSSVCCTAAVKEAMLAKGHSKGFLDTAIFYIDIRTNGKNFERYFNRARDEAGVRFVKSKISTVGVLDQNGCHAVRYVDDTGAIVEESFDMVVLSAGLAVSGRGLALTEALGVRLNSYRFVDTGSFSPVETSRPGIYVCGAVQAPKDIPTSVIDSSAAAGLAGKLLGPARWTLTKTRPVPMELDTSKDPVRIGVFLCCCGTNIAGVVRMQELEVFARSLPGVVHVEVNLFSCSQDTQEKITAVIREQGLNRVVVAACTPKTHEALFQETLIKAGINKYLFEMANIRNQCSWVHREMPEAATNKSKDLLRMAVAKVALSVPLRDPELEVGKAVLVVGGGVAGMEAGRSLSAQGFPVHIVERTSHLGGNAWFIQRTWRGEDVQAYLQGLIDAVRSDPLILIHMESEVVEAEGFVGNFRSTVRGCQGDEVVVEHGVTIVASGASELKPDLMGYGRSPRVLTRLELQRKFIDVPEELARLRSVVLVQCVGSRIPERPYCSKLCCTQTIKSAMKMRELNPDMNIFVLYRDMRPYAFQEDLYQKARTAGIRFIRYCYDKGLTVEVDNEGLEVGFSDCVLRRKMSIRPEMLVLATAIVAEKDNRLTRLYKISQDEDGFFAEAHVKLRPVDFATEGVFVCGMAHGPKPIDESIAQAQAAAARAVTLLARDRISVPGAVAIVDPRYCVACGVCVIVCPYSAPAWNETTGRASIQPTLCKGCGLCVASCRSGAIRLQGSETVQIMSMIEAMVGWPEDVRPGFLGRS is encoded by the coding sequence ATCGAACTTTTGACTCTGTCCGAGGTCACGTCGGTCACGGGCGAGGCCGGAAGTTTCGAGGTTCGTCTGAGAATCCATCCACGTTACGTGGATACGTCTAAGTGCATCGCCTGCGGCCTATGCGCAGAAAAATGCCCGAAGAAGGTCGATGACGAGTACGACCAGGGCCTCAAAAAACGAAAGGCGATCTATCTCAAATACGCGCAGGCCGTGCCCCTGAAATATGCCATCGATCCCGAACACTGCATTTACCTGCAAAAGGGTAAATGTGGCGCCTGCGCCAAAGTTTGCCCGAACCAGGCCATCGATTTCACCGACACGGTCCGGGAGCGCACCCTTCAGGTCGGGGCCGTGATCCTGGCCACGGGTTCCGAGGCTTTCGACCCCGGGGCCGTGGACACCTACGGGTATCTCAATTCTCCAAACATCGTCACCAATATGGAGTTCGAGCGCCTTCTCTCGTCTTCGGGACCCACCGGAGGGCATCTCCTGCGGCCTTCAGACGGTCGGGAGCCCAAAAAGATCGCTTGGCTGCAATGCGTCGGATCCCGGGATCTGCACAAGGGTGCCCAAGGCTATTGTTCCTCGGTCTGCTGCACGGCTGCGGTCAAGGAGGCCATGTTGGCCAAGGGGCACAGCAAGGGGTTTTTGGACACGGCAATCTTTTATATTGACATCAGAACCAACGGAAAGAATTTCGAGCGGTATTTCAACCGGGCCAGGGACGAGGCCGGCGTGCGGTTTGTTAAATCAAAAATTTCAACCGTGGGTGTCCTGGATCAAAACGGTTGCCACGCCGTCCGGTATGTGGACGACACGGGGGCAATCGTCGAGGAATCCTTCGATATGGTCGTGCTTTCGGCCGGACTGGCCGTTTCCGGCAGAGGCTTGGCCCTGACCGAGGCCCTCGGAGTTCGGCTGAACAGCTATCGATTTGTGGACACAGGAAGCTTCTCTCCGGTCGAGACATCCCGGCCCGGGATCTACGTCTGCGGGGCGGTCCAAGCGCCTAAGGACATCCCGACTTCGGTCATAGATTCAAGCGCGGCTGCGGGCCTGGCCGGAAAGCTGCTCGGTCCTGCCAGGTGGACCCTAACCAAAACCAGGCCGGTTCCGATGGAACTGGACACCTCCAAAGACCCGGTCCGGATCGGGGTGTTCCTCTGCTGTTGTGGAACCAACATCGCCGGCGTAGTCAGGATGCAAGAACTGGAGGTCTTTGCCCGAAGCCTTCCTGGTGTGGTCCACGTGGAGGTGAACCTGTTCAGCTGCTCTCAGGACACCCAGGAAAAGATCACCGCTGTCATCCGGGAGCAGGGGTTGAACAGGGTGGTCGTGGCAGCCTGCACGCCCAAGACCCACGAGGCCCTTTTTCAGGAGACCCTGATCAAGGCCGGGATCAATAAATATCTCTTCGAGATGGCAAACATCCGGAATCAGTGCTCCTGGGTCCATAGAGAGATGCCTGAAGCGGCCACGAACAAGTCCAAGGATCTGTTACGGATGGCTGTGGCCAAGGTAGCCCTGTCCGTTCCCCTCAGGGATCCCGAGCTCGAAGTGGGCAAGGCAGTTCTAGTAGTGGGAGGGGGAGTTGCCGGGATGGAGGCAGGCAGGAGCCTCTCGGCCCAGGGCTTTCCTGTTCATATCGTCGAGCGGACCTCCCATTTGGGAGGCAATGCTTGGTTCATTCAGCGTACCTGGCGGGGCGAGGACGTGCAGGCCTATCTCCAGGGTCTGATCGACGCGGTCAGAAGCGATCCGCTGATTTTAATTCACATGGAATCGGAGGTGGTCGAGGCCGAGGGGTTTGTCGGCAATTTTCGGTCCACGGTTCGAGGTTGTCAGGGTGATGAGGTGGTCGTGGAGCACGGGGTGACCATTGTCGCCAGCGGGGCTTCGGAATTGAAGCCTGACCTGATGGGGTATGGCCGAAGCCCGAGAGTGCTCACCAGACTCGAGTTGCAGAGAAAGTTCATCGACGTTCCCGAGGAGCTGGCCCGGTTGCGAAGCGTGGTTCTCGTTCAATGTGTAGGATCAAGGATTCCGGAGCGACCATATTGCTCCAAGCTTTGCTGCACCCAGACCATCAAGAGCGCCATGAAGATGCGGGAACTCAATCCAGATATGAACATCTTCGTCCTGTACCGGGACATGAGGCCTTACGCTTTTCAGGAGGATTTGTACCAGAAGGCCCGGACGGCCGGGATCCGGTTCATACGCTATTGCTACGACAAGGGGTTGACCGTGGAAGTGGACAACGAAGGTCTGGAGGTCGGGTTTTCGGACTGCGTGCTTCGCCGAAAGATGTCCATCCGCCCGGAAATGCTTGTTCTGGCAACGGCCATCGTGGCCGAAAAGGACAATCGACTGACCCGGTTGTACAAGATCAGCCAGGACGAGGACGGTTTTTTCGCTGAGGCCCATGTCAAGCTTCGGCCCGTCGATTTCGCCACGGAAGGCGTTTTCGTCTGCGGCATGGCCCACGGTCCCAAGCCCATCGATGAGTCCATTGCCCAGGCCCAGGCTGCTGCGGCTCGAGCCGTGACCCTCCTGGCTCGGGACAGGATATCCGTCCCCGGGGCCGTAGCCATTGTTGACCCCCGATACTGCGTGGCCTGCGGGGTCTGCGTGATTGTCTGCCCCTACTCGGCCCCTGCCTGGAACGAAACGACCGGAAGAGCCTCCATCCAGCCGACCCTGTGCAAGGGATGCGGACTGTGCGTGGCCTCCTGTCGATCCGGGGCTATAAGGCTGCAGGGATCCGAAACAGTCCAGATCATGTCCATGATCGAGGCCATGGTGGGTTGGCCCGAGGATGTGCGACCGGGTTTCTTGGGCCGGTCATAG
- a CDS encoding disulfide reductase, protein MRFAFFIGCTAPALVPQYETSTRAVLQSLGVDLLDISAFGCCGYPMRNIDRLSFLVSAVRNLALAEQAGLDLLVLCACCFGTLKKARQFLREEPEARAEIARHLGRVGLGLGQEVKIRHVLSVLRHDVGLQALETKVVRLFKGLPLAPHYGCHALRPSDVTNFDDPYKPTIFEDLIAQTGARSVEWDLRLECCGAPLRAVDNELSTTIMNRKIESARSAGARYLCTACPFCQAQFAARATDVEPILYPQLLGLAMGLDPAALGMGSELASRILDTTTSEEGI, encoded by the coding sequence ATGCGATTCGCCTTTTTTATCGGCTGCACGGCCCCGGCCCTGGTTCCTCAGTACGAGACTTCGACCAGGGCGGTGCTTCAATCCTTGGGGGTGGACCTGCTGGACATTTCGGCCTTCGGGTGTTGTGGATATCCAATGCGCAACATTGATCGGCTGTCCTTCTTGGTTTCGGCGGTCAGGAATCTGGCCTTGGCCGAACAGGCCGGACTGGATTTGCTGGTCTTGTGCGCGTGTTGTTTCGGAACCTTGAAAAAGGCTCGCCAGTTTCTTCGGGAGGAGCCCGAGGCCAGGGCGGAGATAGCGCGCCATCTTGGCAGAGTCGGGCTCGGTCTGGGGCAGGAGGTCAAAATCCGTCACGTCTTGAGCGTTCTACGTCACGACGTGGGCCTTCAGGCACTCGAAACCAAGGTCGTTCGGCTTTTCAAAGGCCTGCCACTGGCCCCTCACTACGGATGTCACGCCTTGAGGCCGAGCGATGTCACCAATTTTGACGACCCGTATAAACCGACAATTTTTGAGGATCTTATCGCCCAGACCGGGGCTCGAAGCGTCGAGTGGGACCTTCGACTCGAGTGTTGTGGTGCGCCCCTGCGAGCCGTCGACAATGAACTGTCCACGACGATCATGAACCGCAAGATCGAAAGCGCAAGATCCGCCGGTGCCCGGTATTTGTGCACGGCCTGTCCGTTTTGCCAAGCGCAGTTTGCCGCAAGGGCCACGGATGTGGAGCCGATCCTCTATCCGCAACTGCTGGGCTTGGCCATGGGCCTGGACCCGGCGGCCCTTGGGATGGGGAGCGAATTGGCGTCGAGGATTTTGGATACTACGACAAGCGAGGAGGGAATATGA
- a CDS encoding 4Fe-4S ferredoxin yields the protein MTKDRLEEWAQGVLERMPVLAPVETSAGPDWGPVQHFGHMIREFVNTVTPLKSLFFPQTECMMRFLNEPRSPEGMVMRPVPFDSERLVILNVRPCEARSLVLLDAIFLQDPACPDVYWQAKRQNSILVGLACNEPCPSSFCMAMQCGPHHEEGFDLLFVDVGEGYVVRVLSEAGETLVKGLPSPKRGDSVRAGRRRRQAEAAAAVAVYTDHIAEAEVLDLFHRKFWEEAAFTCLNCGACTFFCPTCHCFDIQDEVSGASGQRVRNWDTCMSRLFTQHASGHNPRATKTDRFRQRFMHKFKYIPMRRNGMMGCVGCGRCTRLCPVNIDVREIVARMNEAEGVRE from the coding sequence GTGACCAAAGATCGCCTGGAAGAATGGGCCCAGGGGGTTCTGGAACGAATGCCGGTTCTGGCCCCGGTGGAGACCAGCGCAGGACCTGACTGGGGGCCGGTGCAGCATTTCGGACACATGATCCGAGAATTCGTCAACACGGTCACGCCACTCAAGTCGCTGTTTTTTCCCCAGACCGAGTGTATGATGAGGTTTCTGAATGAACCGAGATCTCCCGAGGGCATGGTCATGCGGCCCGTGCCTTTCGATTCCGAACGGCTGGTCATTCTGAACGTCAGGCCCTGCGAGGCTCGGTCCCTGGTTCTTTTGGATGCCATCTTTCTTCAGGATCCCGCCTGCCCGGATGTCTACTGGCAGGCCAAGCGGCAGAATTCGATTCTGGTCGGCCTAGCCTGCAACGAGCCCTGCCCGTCCAGTTTCTGCATGGCCATGCAGTGTGGGCCTCACCACGAGGAAGGGTTTGATCTCCTGTTTGTGGATGTGGGCGAGGGCTATGTGGTCAGGGTTTTGTCCGAGGCAGGCGAGACATTGGTCAAAGGCCTTCCCTCACCCAAGCGGGGAGATTCGGTGCGGGCCGGTCGGCGCCGCAGGCAGGCCGAGGCGGCAGCGGCCGTGGCCGTTTATACGGACCATATTGCCGAGGCCGAAGTTCTCGATCTGTTTCACCGGAAATTTTGGGAAGAGGCGGCCTTCACCTGTCTGAACTGCGGAGCGTGCACCTTTTTTTGTCCCACTTGTCACTGTTTTGACATCCAGGACGAGGTGTCTGGAGCCTCGGGGCAAAGGGTCAGAAACTGGGACACCTGCATGAGCAGGCTTTTCACCCAGCACGCCTCGGGTCACAATCCCCGGGCAACCAAGACCGATCGGTTCCGACAGCGATTCATGCACAAGTTCAAGTATATCCCCATGCGCAGAAATGGTATGATGGGCTGCGTGGGCTGCGGGCGGTGCACACGGCTCTGTCCGGTAAACATCGACGTCCGGGAGATTGTGGCCCGGATGAATGAGGCGGAGGGCGTTCGTGAGTAA